The stretch of DNA AGCAGGAAAAtagtggagctgatagtcttaattagctttgtagcaactcatttgacaatgacttgaatgtaacggacgttcattaataataatcaaaaagtcacgcactaaagctttaacaataTGCATCATTAACTAACAATAATCTGTATCTTTACATCTACAGTACAGTCTTAATCCTCAATTAAACATCCTCTTTCACAATTTGCAGTCAtgtaaaaggaaataaaagcagagaaaagaggaataTACAGAAAGAGGAACAAAGAGGAGATTTAGTAATGGATTGCTTTCACAGGAGGATAAAAGCCAGAgctcaaagcacacacacagttcagacCTCAGCTCCTCAAGCTATGTCAACACACAGGTACTGTACCAATTCTTCTCCCTTACAACTAGTTTTCCATTTCGCAATAGTGCTATTAAAAAAAGCTTGGTCAATGTGCAGCTATTTGTTGACTCATTTACTTCGTTGATTTGGATGTTTCAGCACAATCGTTGCTTCTCTGATTGGGACCATTGCCGTCCTGTCCCTAATGAAACCGGACTGGGTGGCTGGACGAGAAGATGAACAGGAATTTAAACTGTGTGTCACATCGTTGCAGAGAATGAAAGACCTCTCTCATCAAAATCTGACAACTGTTCCCTTAAATCTTCCCAACGACACAGAGTATTTGGACATTTCTCACAACTCCATCCAAAGACTGAGCGGAGCTCCGTTTTCTGGACTGTCCCGGCTCTGTTGTCTGAAGGTGACTCACTGTGGCCTGCAGGACATCTCTCCCAGTGTGTTCGCTCACACACCAGCACTCAAAGTTCTAAATATATCTTACAATGACTTGGCTCTCATCCCTGACATTTCATTGAAACAGCTGAAAATTCTTGATTTGGCCAACAATCTGTACAGCAGCTATAGTATTCCAGCATCATTTCAGAAGCTAACGAATCTGTACGTGCTGTCATTGGGCAGCACAGCTGCTCCGTCAGTCAACCTCCATGACTTTGATCCGTTGGCGAACGTTTCTCTGCATCATCTGGTTTTGGGAGCAGGAATTGGCTGGCAAAAGTATGACACCGGAGCTCTTGCAAAACTGAAGTCTCTtcaaacattttcacttttcGCATCTTTTTGCACTGCTCCCGGGATGTTCGAGAACGTCCTCGTGGACTTGAATGCGACAAGAGCAACATCATTGAGATTCATCACTCCATTTCCAGACAAGTGCAGTGTGACCGGCGAAATGTTTAACAACCTGAGAACAATGCCATTCATACGGAATCTCACCATAGAAAACACGTGGATAAACAGCTCCTTTATGGAGGGCTTTTTGAAGAACGTGTGGCTCTCCCACCTTTATGACCTCTCGTTCGTCAACATCACTTATAATGAAGACACACCAGACGGGTTTCAGTTTCGCACCATTAATCACACGGTCAATCTTTGCTCAATTACCTTCAACGGTGTGCATCATTATCAATACAGATACCCCATAATCAACATGAGCTTAAAGGCCATCTCAAATCTGACCTATCTGAAGTTCTCCAGGAGCGGAATGAACATTATACCCTGCCATCTCTTCTCTGTCCTGCCGTCGCTGGAGACGCTTGATCTGTCAGATAACCTCTTAACGGATGCAGGCTTCTGGTGGTTTATGTGTACGCAAACCTCCGTCTTCCCCAAACTCAGGACACTGTCTTTAAGCAAGAATCGCTTCAGCAGACTTTCCTTTATCTCTGAGCAGACAAATCAGATGAAGACATTAGAGTCTCTGGACCTCAGCTTCAACTCCATCTACTTGGACCGGGACTGCTCTTGGCCTGCTCAGCTGACTGAACTAAGACTGGGAAACAACAACCTGGGCAACAGCATCTTTAAATACCTGTCCTCACACTTTGAGAGGATCGACTTGTCAAAGACGGGAATCACAGCCGTAACGCAGGAAATTCTGTCACGCTTTCCCAAGCTGACCCACCTCCAACTCAGCTTCAACAGCATCCAGGTCCTCCCTGCAGATCTCAGCGCCCCGGCGCTGCTCAGTCTCTACGTAGACCAGAATGCTATCACATCTGTATCCAGGGAGTTCTTAGCAGGACTTCCCAAACTTCAGACCCTCAAAGCTGGAAACAATCCATTCGTCTGCTCATGTGACTCTCATTGGTTCGTCACTACTCTGAACAAGTCCTTGCTCCCGGACTGGCCCTTAGATTATAAATGCAGCACCCCGCCATCTTTTGCAGGCCTGTCACTGTCCGAGTACAAAACCAGTGAACTGTCATGTGAGATGTGGCTTCAAACTGCAGTTGCTGTTCCTGTCGTAATAATGATATCTGCAGCCATTGGTCTGCTTTTCTATAAGTGCGACGGAGTGTGGTATACGAAGATGTTATGGGTGTGGATCAGGGTGAAGAGGAGAGGCAGGAAACGCTCCCACATGTTGAAGAATCTATCCTGTAGTTATCATGCATTCATCTCCTACAGTCACCAGGACTCTGGCTGGGTGGACAGCCAGCTGGTGCCCACTCTGGAAGGTGCCAGGTTTTCACTCTGCGTTCACGAGCGAGACTTCGTCCCCGGTGAGTGGATCATAGACAACATCATCAACTGTGTGGAGTCCAGCTACAAGACGCTGTTTGTCCTCTCCAAACACTTCGTCCAGAGCGAGTGGTGCAACTACGAGCTCTTCTTTGCCCAGCACAGAGCCATCAGTGTCCAGCAGGACTCTTTAGTCTTCATATTACTGGAGCCCATTCCGACTGACTCTCTGCCCAAAAAGTTCCTGAGACTTAGAAGTTTACTGAGGCAGCAGACGTACCTGGAGTGGCCAAAGGATGAACGGAAGCAGCAGGTTTTTTGGGCAAGTCTTAAATCCATGCTGCACACGGCAGACAAATCGATGGTTCTGAAGGATGTGGCTTTGGCCCTTTCAGATTCAGCACCTCTAGTTACAGACCAAGAGTAAAAGCTCAAAGGATAGcttctcatttttcttttttagatcgatctaagaaaaaaaacacccgcATGTAGACTCAAACAGTTTTTGGTTGCTGGAATTGTTACTACTGTTTATACTGGCCCTGAAGATACAGTATCTCTTCCTGCAATACCAATGTGAGTGATGGGGGTGGGCAGGGTCTGTGCAAAAATTTATTCCAAAGTTCAGCTGAGGCTAATACAAGGCTTCAGCAGTCTAATAACGATTTATCTTTTTAGTGTGAAAATGCCTCTTTGTGCATTCACAGACTGTTTCCTTGCTGTGCtgtggcagacacacacacacacacacacacacacacacacacacacacacacacacacacacacacacacacacacacacacacacacacacacacacagtttgcttTGCTTTGAAAGGGATCTCTCAGCATAGCAGGATCCACTTATGTATACGTTACGTGCATTcttttctttgcatttttttttaatctttatttttgagtagctgttcttgtattctatcccATTAAttctttattgtatattatgtatgtatgtgtatgtcttacatttttattttgccgCTGTAGCACTGgcatttcccaatttgggatcaatataatctaatctaatctaatctaatctaatgacCAGGAAGTAATTACGACAAACACTAACGCTTTCACTGTGGCATGTGAATTTTGGGTTAATATATACTTGAAAAAATTTAACCATAAAATGGTCATCAGTCACAATGACAGTCTCTAAGAAAACAATCTAACCAGGAACAATGATGATCGcactttacataaaaaaaactacaatttGTTTAACTTAACAAAAGAAgctaaataattaaaagttgTCTAAACACAAGCAGCTGCTCGTGATAAAATAGTCAGAAATTGTCAACATTGGCATAGAAatagaatatatatttattgccaTTTGCACAGGTACAAGGCTGTACAGGTGCAGTGGAATTTTTGTGTGTTGCTCTTAGagtcagtgtatatatataaaaataacgtAGAAGAACAATATAAAGACAAAACAGCTTTAagataaataaagttaaaattgtACATACGGTGGATAAaaactagcctagaaatctagacacaccctagcggcagcaaattaaatttgcttgatgtgggtctggcttgtcaggctagataAAAACTACTTGTGAATGTAAATATTATTGACATTATTGGCCCTGAGATTTTTCACGTTGTTAttccacacagaaaacacaatgcACTGGAAACATACCTAAATATTGTTATGATATTTACAGTAATATTGCAGCTCTAACCATTTGATTTGCCACATATAGTGAATTGGAGATGTGTGATTCTGTTTCTGATtctctatgattgtttgttacatattttattaattatctATCTTTGAAATTCACTGATCTGGAGCAGCACCTTGAATTTCGTTGTTTTAATACACTGTATTTATGCAATGACAAATAAagcttgatttgattttttttttaattcattgtcaataaacctcatttatttGAAATTGCATCTACATTTTGTGTTGAAAAAGCTGAAATCATGAATtgttttgactaatagttaagatcagaggatggtGATGAATACACTataacattgaataaaacacccaaaagtcaATGAAAGTCTGTGTTATATTTTTGGACAAAGAAATCAACAACCGGAGGGTtgaaaacataataaaacagaAGTATTCAGATTTCGGCAGCGTCAACTATTTCAataattcaaaatgtatttttaccaGCAGACAAATATGTTGTTTGTTCTGCTTTGTGTCCTTGTGTTTGTGCTCCCTGTTTAGAGGCTCTTTGAATTTAAGAAACGGCAAATGTCTCCATCTACAGTTGGTAAGGAGCCTCTACACCAGTGTTTCtctttggagtactgcaggggttACATGATGCAtaataattcctaaaataattgactGTAATACAGAATGAAATTAGTGATGGATTCTAAAGACTTGATTTGTAGGCCAGCATTGAAGTGTTTTTCAGTTATGAGGTTGCTGTTCAGCCTAAACAGGCCCAGCGCTGTATTATACCCAGTGTctaatgtagtctaatgtattgcagtgggtatactactgtatatataacCCTAACCAATTTACTGtagaaatacctttatttagcctatgcaaacacacacagatgacaattctaaatatgtcaaaaatataatggaaagtatgttgttgcgtgttaTTGAGCATTTTTAaatgggtatatggaaatccagGAACCTTTTTTGATATAAGCTGAAGCTTCTGACCCTACCCTTTGGTTACGACCAATAAATGAATTCATTCTTAGTGgttatactgcgtatacctgcatatcacatagactacaccactgattgTACTCTTTATCTAGGCCTTTTGTTTTGGTACCCAAAATGTTTGGTTCTGCTCAGGGGGGGTACTTGGCTGAAAACGTATTTCAAAGGGTGTAcctaattgaaaaaaaaaactgagaacCAGTGCTGTAGACTACACCCCATAGCAGTATGAAGGAGGGAATTAGAAAGAGTGTGTACAGCACAGATACAGAGTTTTCTCTggctttgtggaagacttacaGTAGGTGTGCGTATTTGGGCGGACGGTTTAGGCGCcattcctcaagaaaatgtgacgtttttcaaaaaataatcaaaaaaagcattttcttttgtgtgcaaaagatagattataaagacagtcacGTTCTCATATGCAGGCGACCACCGCCTTGGGagctactgtctttctaaactatctttttaataaactgtctgcacacatacaatgttctcaatgcttcagttcaCATGTAGGAACCCTCATTATCCTActgttgaagtgtggtgatattttgagcctttttagagGTATAAATAGTAGTATAAatagatttgtttttactttccctgtgccccgaatactagcgctgtaagctaatcagcggtccgcgctagcttgtttcaagctacaaacacattcgattagcatgaaaacatgtcccagagagtgATCTAGTGGGGAGGcctacacatctgttattaaacCCTAGGTTTGTTTTGTGCCGAAATTGTCCTTTAAATACATCCCAGACAGGGTTTTATTTCACAATTCAAACGTGTTCTACTTATGCTATGAATGATATTTATTTACTCAGTTATTTAGTATATCATTGACAAAGACATTAAGTAGCCTACAACATACAAACTACagcgttttttaagccaaggaccctttaactgaaagaaagacggagcagggaccccctatagtagtgatggccaaatgaagcttcgtgaaccattttctttattttttttctgagcccactagatggggctctctgttcaacaaagggctGAGAATACACTGAATTGCAATGCCTTAGGCCTTTCTCTTAAAACCAAGAGCGCCATCTGGTGagatcagaaaataaagaa from Perca fluviatilis chromosome 23, GENO_Pfluv_1.0, whole genome shotgun sequence encodes:
- the LOC120553199 gene encoding toll-like receptor 1: MDCFHRRIKARAQSTHTVQTSAPQAMSTHSTIVASLIGTIAVLSLMKPDWVAGREDEQEFKLCVTSLQRMKDLSHQNLTTVPLNLPNDTEYLDISHNSIQRLSGAPFSGLSRLCCLKVTHCGLQDISPSVFAHTPALKVLNISYNDLALIPDISLKQLKILDLANNLYSSYSIPASFQKLTNLYVLSLGSTAAPSVNLHDFDPLANVSLHHLVLGAGIGWQKYDTGALAKLKSLQTFSLFASFCTAPGMFENVLVDLNATRATSLRFITPFPDKCSVTGEMFNNLRTMPFIRNLTIENTWINSSFMEGFLKNVWLSHLYDLSFVNITYNEDTPDGFQFRTINHTVNLCSITFNGVHHYQYRYPIINMSLKAISNLTYLKFSRSGMNIIPCHLFSVLPSLETLDLSDNLLTDAGFWWFMCTQTSVFPKLRTLSLSKNRFSRLSFISEQTNQMKTLESLDLSFNSIYLDRDCSWPAQLTELRLGNNNLGNSIFKYLSSHFERIDLSKTGITAVTQEILSRFPKLTHLQLSFNSIQVLPADLSAPALLSLYVDQNAITSVSREFLAGLPKLQTLKAGNNPFVCSCDSHWFVTTLNKSLLPDWPLDYKCSTPPSFAGLSLSEYKTSELSCEMWLQTAVAVPVVIMISAAIGLLFYKCDGVWYTKMLWVWIRVKRRGRKRSHMLKNLSCSYHAFISYSHQDSGWVDSQLVPTLEGARFSLCVHERDFVPGEWIIDNIINCVESSYKTLFVLSKHFVQSEWCNYELFFAQHRAISVQQDSLVFILLEPIPTDSLPKKFLRLRSLLRQQTYLEWPKDERKQQVFWASLKSMLHTADKSMVLKDVALALSDSAPLVTDQE